One genomic window of Nocardioides daphniae includes the following:
- a CDS encoding alpha/beta fold hydrolase, producing the protein MERDRPLDYVETQRVVLFSECDPLRLRGGGRLDHVEVAYETYGELSPERDNVIFVCHALTGHAHAAGLHLGAKKRGWWDNIIGPGKPLDTDRFFVVAPNILGGCSGTTGPLSTNPATGEPYYLDFPLLHMSDLVAVHRRLMGHLGVERLYAGVGGSLGGMQILQWVIDAPTRSSGLCWSRPPRGSPRRTSPSRRSPAPRS; encoded by the coding sequence ATGGAGCGTGACCGGCCCCTTGACTACGTCGAGACGCAGCGGGTCGTCCTCTTCTCCGAGTGCGACCCGCTGCGTCTGCGTGGCGGCGGCCGTCTCGACCACGTCGAGGTGGCGTACGAGACCTACGGCGAGCTGTCGCCCGAGCGTGACAACGTCATCTTCGTCTGCCACGCGCTGACCGGTCACGCGCACGCCGCGGGCCTCCACCTCGGCGCCAAGAAGCGCGGCTGGTGGGACAACATCATCGGCCCCGGCAAGCCGCTCGACACCGACCGCTTCTTCGTCGTCGCGCCCAACATCCTGGGTGGCTGCTCCGGCACGACCGGCCCGCTGTCGACCAACCCGGCGACCGGTGAGCCCTACTACCTCGACTTCCCGCTGCTGCACATGAGCGACCTCGTCGCCGTGCACCGGCGGCTGATGGGCCACCTCGGCGTCGAGCGGCTGTACGCCGGTGTCGGCGGCTCGCTGGGCGGCATGCAGATCCTGCAGTGGGTCATCGACGCCCCGACGAGGTCGAGCGGGCTGTGCTGGTCGCGGCCTCCTCGCGGCTCTCCACGGAGAACATCGCCTTCTCGTCGGTCGCCCGCACCGCGATCATGA
- a CDS encoding glycerophosphodiester phosphodiesterase, protein MRAGRKLTVERYVDGTWSTVAETSAKGASAALTVAAARFPAWYRVRAAAHNGIASVATAPVRTTLNRRPVEIAHRAGAALGPEQTLGAMEASLTAGATAMEVDVQLTKDAVPVIVHDQTFARTTNVATVFPGREDDPVGTFTWAEVQQLDAGSWAGPQWAGEGIPSLDELLTALGGRAHLVLEVKFWPFNQGTPEERAALRDVLDAELVAGRLGELAGAGKLTVSSFNHEFLQPFAEAHPDVPVGALTFFPPSATQVAQWATWAEEIHGQFALTTWQDTTAARAAGLTTSVWTLATPDQYRVALASGAEALITDNPGLLASVLEPPAPTS, encoded by the coding sequence GTGCGTGCCGGGCGCAAGCTCACGGTCGAGCGCTACGTCGACGGCACCTGGTCGACGGTCGCGGAGACCTCGGCCAAGGGGGCCAGCGCGGCCCTGACGGTGGCTGCCGCCCGCTTCCCGGCCTGGTACAGGGTGCGCGCCGCCGCCCACAACGGCATCGCCTCGGTCGCCACCGCTCCGGTGCGTACGACGCTGAACCGCCGCCCCGTCGAGATCGCGCACCGCGCCGGTGCAGCGCTGGGCCCGGAGCAGACGCTCGGCGCCATGGAGGCCTCGCTGACCGCCGGCGCGACCGCGATGGAGGTCGACGTGCAGCTGACGAAGGACGCCGTGCCGGTCATCGTGCACGACCAGACCTTCGCCCGCACGACCAACGTCGCGACCGTCTTCCCGGGGCGCGAGGACGACCCGGTCGGCACCTTCACGTGGGCCGAGGTGCAGCAGCTCGACGCCGGCAGCTGGGCGGGCCCGCAGTGGGCCGGCGAGGGCATCCCGAGCCTGGACGAGCTGCTGACCGCGCTCGGCGGCCGCGCCCACCTGGTGCTGGAGGTGAAGTTCTGGCCGTTCAACCAGGGCACGCCCGAGGAGCGTGCCGCACTGCGCGACGTGCTCGACGCCGAGCTGGTCGCGGGAAGGCTGGGCGAGCTGGCCGGGGCCGGCAAGCTGACGGTGTCGTCGTTCAACCACGAGTTCCTGCAGCCGTTCGCCGAGGCGCACCCCGACGTGCCGGTGGGGGCGCTGACCTTCTTCCCGCCGTCGGCGACGCAGGTGGCGCAGTGGGCCACCTGGGCCGAGGAGATCCACGGACAGTTCGCGCTGACCACGTGGCAGGACACCACGGCCGCTCGTGCTGCCGGCCTCACGACGAGCGTGTGGACCCTCGCGACCCCCGATCAGTACCGGGTGGCGCTCGCCTCCGGCGCGGAGGCGCTGATCACGGACAACCCGGGGCTGCTGGCCTCGGTGCTCGAGCCGCCGGCTCCGACCAGCTGA
- a CDS encoding VanZ family protein, which produces MQTSVTTYARLALAVYVLALAVVLFQPTPEIASGTVLSFEDVLVRFGIPETLVGSGRVEFVLNALMFAPIPFLGAWVFPSLRWTDWVAYTFLASSAVELTQGVLLNARTAQFVDIVANTLGGVLGAGAAAVFATLFVGASWMPPSRDGATVRTSSH; this is translated from the coding sequence ATGCAGACTTCCGTGACGACGTACGCGCGCCTCGCGCTGGCCGTCTACGTGCTGGCCCTAGCCGTGGTGTTGTTCCAGCCGACGCCGGAGATTGCCTCGGGCACCGTCCTGAGCTTCGAGGACGTCCTGGTCCGGTTCGGGATCCCCGAGACGCTCGTCGGCTCCGGGCGCGTTGAGTTCGTGCTCAACGCGCTCATGTTCGCCCCGATCCCGTTCCTCGGGGCGTGGGTCTTCCCGTCCCTCCGCTGGACCGACTGGGTGGCCTACACCTTCCTGGCCTCGTCGGCGGTGGAACTCACCCAGGGCGTCCTCCTCAATGCCAGGACGGCCCAGTTCGTCGACATCGTGGCGAACACGCTGGGTGGAGTGCTCGGGGCGGGGGCTGCTGCGGTCTTCGCGACGCTCTTCGTCGGAGCCTCGTGGATGCCCCCATCGAGGGATGGTGCAACCGTTCGGACGTCATCACACTGA
- a CDS encoding PIG-L deacetylase family protein — translation MSVVLVVAAHPDDEILGAGGTLAKHVARGDEVHALVMSEGASSRYEQGAEQTLRDSARRSAEKIGFASIRLLDMPDQRLDAVPLIEVTQTLEPFVFDLQPETVYTHTPVDVNTDHGIVSRATWTACRPYSTPWLKRILAFETPSSTEWAWPLPDSGFQPNWYVDVSETLERKLEAMDQYETELRDYPHPRSLRALEERARFWGSHIGVEAAEPFVVLRARD, via the coding sequence ATGTCCGTAGTCCTGGTCGTCGCCGCCCACCCCGACGACGAAATCCTCGGCGCTGGAGGCACACTCGCGAAGCACGTGGCCCGGGGCGACGAGGTTCACGCGCTGGTGATGTCAGAGGGCGCCTCCTCGCGCTACGAGCAGGGTGCTGAGCAGACCCTGCGCGACTCCGCCCGACGCAGCGCGGAGAAGATCGGCTTCGCGTCGATCCGGCTCCTGGACATGCCGGACCAGCGCCTCGACGCCGTGCCGCTGATCGAGGTCACCCAGACCCTCGAGCCTTTCGTCTTCGACCTCCAGCCCGAGACCGTGTACACCCACACGCCCGTCGACGTGAACACCGACCACGGGATCGTGTCGCGCGCCACCTGGACCGCATGCCGGCCGTACTCGACGCCATGGCTCAAGCGCATCCTTGCCTTCGAGACCCCGTCATCGACCGAATGGGCCTGGCCCCTGCCGGACAGCGGCTTCCAGCCGAACTGGTACGTCGACGTGTCCGAGACCCTGGAACGCAAGCTCGAGGCGATGGACCAGTACGAGACCGAGCTGCGCGACTACCCCCACCCGAGATCGTTGAGGGCTCTGGAAGAGCGCGCACGTTTCTGGGGCAGCCACATCGGCGTGGAGGCGGCGGAACCCTTCGTGGTGCTGCGCGCGCGCGACTGA
- a CDS encoding methionyl-tRNA formyltransferase codes for MVLIGAVHECLAAFDAILASPECEFAGVVTLTPEAGAKVSGTVDIASRASEHQIPVVLVEDVNAPQSVAAIRALAPDLVAVVGWTRLIHDELLELPTHGCIGFHASLLPHNRGRAPVNWAIIRGERETGNTMMLLNSGVDTGGVVDQRSTPIDPEDTCATVYERVAALGASMLTDNLGPLLRGEVVPRRQDESRANLLPKRVPLMGVTDWRRSAQEIHDWIRAQTDPYPGAFTHLEGERLTLWRSTPPGSSDSPAAPGTVVAVDRTGLTVATGSGTILITEVGTSVHPHLHAHEWAARAGLSVGARLDQPSDAWVAWSLGHGPRPEETR; via the coding sequence GTGGTCCTGATCGGTGCGGTGCACGAGTGCCTCGCCGCCTTCGATGCCATCCTCGCCTCTCCTGAGTGCGAGTTCGCCGGGGTGGTGACCCTCACGCCTGAAGCGGGGGCCAAGGTGTCCGGCACCGTGGACATCGCCTCACGTGCGTCGGAGCACCAGATCCCTGTGGTCCTCGTCGAGGACGTCAACGCTCCTCAATCGGTGGCGGCGATCCGCGCTCTCGCCCCTGACCTCGTGGCGGTTGTGGGGTGGACGCGTCTGATCCACGACGAGCTGCTGGAGCTGCCCACACATGGCTGCATCGGCTTCCACGCCTCCCTCCTGCCGCACAACCGCGGCCGGGCACCGGTGAACTGGGCGATCATCCGTGGTGAGCGCGAGACCGGGAACACGATGATGCTGCTCAACTCCGGCGTCGACACGGGCGGTGTGGTCGACCAGCGCAGCACGCCCATCGACCCCGAGGACACCTGCGCGACTGTCTACGAGCGGGTCGCGGCCCTGGGCGCCTCGATGCTGACCGACAACCTCGGTCCGCTCCTGCGCGGCGAGGTGGTGCCCCGTCGTCAGGACGAGTCGAGGGCGAACCTGCTGCCCAAGCGGGTGCCCCTCATGGGTGTCACCGACTGGCGCCGCAGCGCCCAGGAGATTCACGACTGGATCCGCGCCCAGACGGATCCCTACCCTGGCGCGTTCACCCATCTAGAGGGTGAGCGCCTCACGTTGTGGCGCTCGACTCCGCCTGGGTCGAGTGACTCCCCGGCAGCCCCTGGCACCGTCGTAGCGGTGGACCGTACCGGGCTCACCGTTGCCACCGGCAGCGGGACGATTCTGATCACCGAGGTCGGCACCAGCGTGCACCCCCATCTCCACGCCCACGAGTGGGCTGCCCGCGCCGGCCTGAGCGTCGGAGCGCGACTCGACCAACCTTCCGACGCCTGGGTCGCCTGGTCCCTGGGCCATGGCCCCCGCCCCGAGGAGACCCGCTGA
- a CDS encoding sugar transferase — protein sequence MCVVNRQGRRHTVGAFERLVAGAGLVVSSPAMALSAVAIKASSPGPVLFRAERVGHAEVPFTMYKLRTMHQGAQAAGSITGGRDPRIFRAGQVLRSLKLDEIPQLVNVVRGEMSFFGPRPEAVDVVEKHYAPWMMESLEVPPGIVGPGSLGYFLEEDQLPDDPAEAERHYASVLLPRKIARELVYVRRRTLAYRLELLLRTLLGIVKLRGLLSGAAEREERAATEILCSLGELPAEPTTLPVSGDRGGDDHDPR from the coding sequence ATGTGTGTCGTGAATCGGCAGGGGAGGCGACACACCGTGGGGGCGTTCGAGCGACTCGTCGCGGGCGCTGGACTCGTCGTGAGTTCCCCCGCAATGGCCCTCAGTGCTGTGGCCATCAAGGCCAGCTCTCCGGGCCCCGTTCTCTTCCGCGCTGAGCGGGTGGGGCACGCCGAGGTCCCCTTCACCATGTACAAGCTGCGCACCATGCACCAGGGGGCGCAGGCTGCCGGTTCCATCACCGGAGGCCGCGATCCCCGCATCTTCCGCGCGGGTCAGGTCCTGCGCTCGCTGAAGCTCGACGAGATCCCGCAGCTGGTCAACGTGGTGCGCGGCGAGATGAGCTTCTTCGGGCCGCGGCCCGAGGCGGTGGACGTCGTCGAGAAGCACTACGCCCCGTGGATGATGGAGTCGCTGGAGGTGCCTCCGGGCATCGTAGGTCCGGGCAGCCTTGGCTACTTCCTCGAGGAGGATCAGCTGCCGGACGATCCGGCCGAGGCCGAGCGTCACTACGCAAGCGTCCTGTTGCCGCGCAAGATCGCTCGTGAGCTGGTCTACGTCCGGCGACGTACGTTGGCCTACCGCCTTGAGCTCCTGCTGCGCACCCTGCTCGGCATCGTGAAGTTGCGAGGCCTCCTCAGCGGTGCCGCCGAGCGCGAGGAGCGCGCGGCAACCGAGATCCTTTGCAGTCTCGGCGAGCTGCCGGCCGAGCCGACCACCCTGCCGGTCTCGGGTGACCGCGGTGGCGACGACCATGACCCGAGGTGA
- a CDS encoding aminotransferase class I/II-fold pyridoxal phosphate-dependent enzyme, which yields MSDSVTDFLPFALPDVGEPEIEAMVEAVRSGWVSSGPKVKEFEAAFAAAIGDGVEAVALNSATAGLHLALEAIGVGPGDEVLVPTWTFTATAEVVRYLGATPVLVDVDPVTLNIDLADAATKVTPATRAVMPVHFAGLPIDHEAITDFATTHRLAVVEDAAHAFPASHAGVNVGAGRSEATVYSFYATKTMTTGEGGMLVTRDPALAQRVRVMRLHGINRDAFDRYRSDKPAWHYEVVAPGYKYNLTDPAAAMGLVQLGRAGQMRDRRAEIASLYDAAFADLDLELPSWGGEGVGHSWHLYVVRLPQGSDRDAFVRAMAERGVGTSVHFIPLHLQPYWRDLGGHARDDFPVAAREFDRVVSLPIFSSMTPEQVQKVIAAVTATLGGRRSRVKIGLLTQWYDPEPGPAALPGALARGLVARGHDVKVVTGFPNYPTGQVAPGYRIRPRMVEELDGVEVTRVALYPSHDDSVRSRVTNYGSFGASAALMGVRKAFAGIDALWVNYSPVTVAAPMLAQSWFRRTPSVVHVLDLWPDTLTATGFAGSGIASRAAVVGLNGLCNAMYRAGSKVAYVSPGVGERLRERGVPESKLAYAPLWANESLFTPRERQTERGFGVTEHDRVLLYAGTLGRAQGLEPLVRAAARLRDAGLVCLVAGSGTEEQRLREVADEMGATNVRFLGRLAPEEMPTLMAAADVHYVSLNDDPLARITMPSKLQATLAAGGSIIGMLSGDAADVVADSGAGWVCRPDDVEGLARVLAEFVAEEPAAVAARGVAGRAYYEAHFSLARGVERIESLLTEAAGVAS from the coding sequence GTGAGTGACTCCGTGACCGACTTCCTGCCCTTCGCCCTGCCCGACGTGGGTGAGCCCGAGATCGAGGCGATGGTCGAGGCCGTCAGGTCCGGTTGGGTGTCGTCCGGCCCCAAGGTGAAGGAGTTCGAGGCCGCGTTCGCCGCGGCCATCGGCGACGGTGTCGAAGCGGTGGCCCTCAACTCGGCCACGGCAGGACTCCACCTGGCTCTCGAAGCCATCGGTGTCGGTCCGGGCGACGAGGTGCTCGTCCCCACGTGGACCTTCACGGCCACGGCCGAGGTGGTTCGCTACCTGGGCGCGACCCCCGTGCTCGTCGACGTCGACCCCGTGACCCTCAACATCGACCTCGCCGACGCGGCCACCAAGGTGACTCCCGCGACGCGCGCAGTCATGCCGGTGCACTTCGCCGGTCTCCCGATCGACCACGAGGCGATCACCGACTTCGCAACGACCCACCGCCTGGCCGTGGTCGAGGACGCCGCGCACGCCTTCCCCGCGTCCCACGCAGGCGTCAACGTGGGCGCCGGCCGGAGCGAGGCCACCGTCTACAGCTTCTACGCGACCAAGACGATGACGACGGGAGAGGGCGGGATGCTCGTCACCCGCGACCCGGCGCTCGCCCAACGCGTTCGGGTCATGCGTCTGCACGGGATCAACCGCGACGCGTTCGACCGCTACCGCTCCGACAAGCCGGCATGGCACTACGAGGTGGTCGCACCCGGTTACAAGTACAACCTCACCGATCCCGCGGCGGCGATGGGTCTGGTCCAGCTCGGGCGGGCCGGCCAGATGCGCGACCGTCGTGCCGAGATCGCGTCCCTCTACGACGCTGCCTTCGCCGACCTCGACCTCGAGCTCCCGTCCTGGGGCGGCGAGGGAGTGGGTCACTCCTGGCACCTCTACGTCGTACGCCTGCCGCAGGGGAGCGACCGCGACGCGTTCGTCCGCGCGATGGCCGAGCGCGGAGTCGGGACCTCGGTCCACTTCATCCCTCTGCACCTCCAGCCGTACTGGCGTGACCTCGGCGGCCATGCGCGCGACGACTTCCCCGTGGCCGCACGGGAGTTCGATCGGGTGGTGAGCCTGCCGATCTTCTCGAGCATGACGCCCGAGCAGGTGCAGAAGGTCATCGCGGCCGTGACGGCGACGCTCGGCGGGAGGCGAAGTCGGGTGAAGATCGGCCTGCTGACGCAGTGGTACGACCCCGAGCCCGGGCCTGCCGCGCTCCCGGGAGCGCTGGCGCGTGGGCTCGTCGCTCGCGGCCATGACGTCAAGGTCGTCACGGGCTTCCCTAACTACCCGACCGGTCAGGTCGCCCCCGGCTACCGGATTCGGCCGCGCATGGTCGAGGAGCTCGACGGTGTCGAGGTGACGCGGGTGGCGCTCTACCCGTCGCACGACGACTCCGTGCGCAGCCGGGTCACCAACTACGGCTCCTTCGGGGCGTCCGCGGCGCTCATGGGTGTGCGCAAGGCGTTCGCCGGGATCGACGCGCTGTGGGTCAACTACTCCCCGGTGACCGTCGCCGCGCCCATGCTCGCCCAGTCGTGGTTCCGCCGCACCCCCAGCGTGGTCCACGTCCTGGACCTGTGGCCGGACACGCTCACCGCCACCGGCTTCGCCGGCTCCGGCATCGCCTCGAGGGCAGCGGTCGTCGGTCTCAACGGCCTCTGCAACGCCATGTACCGGGCCGGGTCCAAGGTCGCCTACGTCTCGCCCGGCGTGGGTGAGAGGTTGCGCGAGCGCGGCGTGCCGGAGTCCAAGCTGGCCTACGCGCCGCTCTGGGCCAACGAGTCCCTCTTCACGCCGCGCGAGCGTCAGACCGAGCGAGGATTCGGCGTGACCGAGCATGACCGCGTCCTGCTGTACGCGGGCACCCTCGGCCGCGCCCAGGGTTTGGAGCCGCTGGTGCGTGCCGCTGCGCGGCTGCGTGACGCCGGGCTGGTGTGCCTGGTCGCGGGGTCCGGCACCGAGGAGCAGCGTCTACGTGAGGTGGCCGACGAGATGGGGGCCACCAACGTACGGTTCCTCGGACGTCTCGCACCTGAGGAGATGCCGACGCTGATGGCGGCGGCGGACGTGCACTACGTCTCCCTCAACGACGACCCCCTGGCTCGGATCACGATGCCGAGCAAGCTGCAGGCCACGTTGGCGGCAGGAGGGTCGATCATCGGCATGCTGTCGGGCGACGCGGCTGACGTGGTCGCCGACTCCGGCGCAGGCTGGGTCTGCCGGCCCGACGACGTCGAGGGTCTGGCCCGGGTACTGGCCGAGTTCGTCGCCGAGGAGCCCGCTGCCGTGGCGGCCCGGGGCGTCGCTGGCCGCGCCTATTACGAGGCCCACTTCTCCCTCGCCCGCGGGGTCGAGCGCATCGAGTCTCTGCTGACTGAGGCGGCGGGGGTGGCGTCGTGA
- a CDS encoding GNAT family N-acetyltransferase, translating to MTTLHRLTAADVPAAAELHRRSFPSFFLSELGPAFLREFYRGFLAEGAVTVVARDETGRLVGVVVGHVNPSGFFRRLLVKRWYAFAFASLSLVVRRPSVVPRLFRALTYRGQGGEEQPRGALLSSICVEPAMQGTGTGRLVLEAWLRELESQGETRAYLTTDAVDNDSVNAFYVRSGWRLFSSYETPDQRRMNCYVWSANTSGDQSDDPCTKGNEQ from the coding sequence GTGACCACGTTGCACAGACTCACGGCGGCCGACGTGCCGGCCGCGGCCGAGCTGCACCGCCGCTCCTTCCCCTCCTTCTTCCTGAGCGAGCTGGGGCCTGCCTTCCTGCGTGAGTTCTACCGGGGCTTCCTCGCAGAGGGGGCCGTGACCGTGGTCGCGCGGGACGAGACCGGACGTCTCGTCGGCGTCGTCGTGGGCCACGTCAACCCGTCCGGCTTCTTCCGCCGGCTGCTGGTGAAGCGGTGGTACGCGTTCGCCTTCGCGAGTCTCTCCCTGGTCGTGCGCCGTCCCTCGGTCGTACCGCGCCTGTTCCGGGCCCTGACTTACCGTGGGCAGGGTGGTGAGGAGCAGCCGCGCGGCGCTCTTCTCAGCTCGATCTGCGTCGAACCGGCCATGCAGGGCACCGGAACGGGACGCCTGGTCCTCGAGGCGTGGCTGCGAGAGCTGGAGTCGCAGGGCGAGACCCGTGCCTACCTGACCACCGATGCCGTCGACAATGACAGCGTCAACGCCTTCTACGTCCGATCCGGGTGGCGGCTGTTCTCCAGCTACGAGACACCTGACCAGCGCAGGATGAACTGTTACGTCTGGTCGGCGAACACGTCAGGCGACCAGAGCGATGATCCATGCACAAAGGGGAATGAACAGTGA
- a CDS encoding polysaccharide biosynthesis protein yields the protein MSSTTEGPILVTGGTGSFGSTMVRRLLQTDVEEIRIFSRDEAKQDAMRRELADSRVRFYVGDVRDSRGVEDAVHGVRHIFHAAALKQVPSCEFFPQQAVMTNVHGSDNVIRAAERAGVKSVVCLSTDKAVYPVNAMGISKAMMEKVAQSYARNWSDTGTTVSITRYGNVMYSRGSVIPVFVQQLRDGKPLTLTDPDMTRFLMSLEDSVDLVQYAFDNARPGDIFVRKAPASTVRDLALAVASLFGNDNPDIRVIGTRHGEKLYESLLGREERQKAEDRGDYYAVPLDARGLEYELFFDEGDADLPDEDYHSHNAERLDVEGVKRLLLTLPEIRRELTVAGIDPENAL from the coding sequence GTGAGTTCGACCACCGAGGGCCCGATCCTCGTCACCGGAGGCACCGGCTCGTTCGGATCCACGATGGTCCGTCGCCTGCTCCAGACCGACGTCGAGGAGATCCGCATCTTCAGCCGCGACGAGGCCAAGCAGGACGCGATGCGTCGCGAGCTGGCTGACAGTCGCGTCCGCTTCTACGTGGGCGACGTCCGCGACTCCCGCGGCGTCGAGGACGCGGTGCACGGGGTGCGCCACATCTTCCACGCAGCGGCCCTCAAGCAGGTCCCGAGCTGCGAGTTCTTCCCGCAGCAGGCCGTGATGACCAACGTCCACGGCAGTGACAACGTCATCCGCGCCGCCGAGCGTGCCGGTGTGAAGTCGGTGGTGTGCCTCAGCACCGACAAGGCCGTCTACCCGGTCAACGCCATGGGCATCAGCAAGGCGATGATGGAGAAGGTCGCCCAGTCCTACGCCCGCAACTGGTCCGACACCGGCACGACCGTCTCCATCACCCGCTACGGCAACGTCATGTACAGCCGCGGTTCGGTGATCCCGGTCTTCGTGCAGCAGCTGCGTGACGGCAAGCCCTTGACGCTGACCGACCCCGACATGACCCGCTTCCTGATGTCGCTCGAGGACTCGGTCGACCTGGTCCAGTACGCCTTCGACAACGCGCGTCCCGGTGACATCTTCGTCAGGAAGGCGCCGGCCTCGACGGTCCGCGACCTGGCGCTGGCGGTGGCCTCGCTCTTCGGCAACGACAACCCGGACATCCGCGTCATCGGCACCCGTCACGGCGAGAAGCTGTACGAGTCGCTGCTGGGTCGCGAGGAGCGCCAGAAGGCGGAGGACCGCGGTGACTACTACGCGGTCCCGCTGGACGCCCGAGGCCTGGAGTACGAGCTCTTCTTCGACGAGGGCGACGCCGACCTTCCCGACGAGGACTACCACTCGCACAACGCCGAGCGCCTCGACGTCGAGGGCGTCAAGCGCCTGCTCCTGACGCTTCCGGAGATCCGGCGCGAGCTCACCGTCGCCGGCATCGACCCGGAGAACGCACTGTGA
- a CDS encoding NAD-dependent epimerase/dehydratase family protein has product MTAARRIAITGGYGFLGWHTACRLRALHQVEPVRLGRDDFADPARLVEALRGVDAVIHIAGVNRADSDEAVEQGNVDLATTLAAAMREVGTPFDVVFANSIQAQLDNPYGRGKAEAARIVQEAATELGGHFADLLLPNLFGEHGRPGYNSFVATFAHEVAAGRVPTVTGDREIELLHAQDAAAALIEALGSDVSEVVPAEAIGIGEVLRFFLETHELYATRGEVPDISTPMRRNLFNTYRAAAFPDMWPISPQVHGDNRGDLYETVRAHGGTGMAFMSTTLPGQKRGEHYHLHKVERFIVVKGEAEIELRRLLHDDVVTFRLSGDKPSFVDMPALWVHNIRNVGDTELVTMFWADQLLDMDNPDQFPETIAQEATA; this is encoded by the coding sequence GTGACCGCTGCGCGTCGCATCGCGATCACCGGAGGCTACGGCTTCCTCGGCTGGCACACCGCTTGCCGGCTCCGGGCCCTGCACCAGGTCGAGCCCGTACGTCTGGGGCGCGACGACTTCGCCGACCCGGCCCGCCTCGTCGAGGCGCTGCGCGGCGTCGACGCAGTGATCCACATCGCGGGCGTCAACCGCGCCGACTCCGACGAGGCGGTCGAGCAGGGCAACGTCGATCTGGCGACCACGCTCGCCGCCGCCATGCGTGAGGTCGGCACTCCCTTCGACGTGGTCTTCGCCAACTCGATCCAGGCGCAGTTGGACAACCCCTACGGTCGCGGCAAGGCCGAGGCCGCGCGGATCGTCCAGGAGGCCGCCACCGAGCTGGGCGGCCACTTCGCCGACCTGCTGCTGCCCAACCTCTTCGGCGAGCACGGCCGACCGGGCTACAACTCCTTCGTGGCGACCTTCGCCCACGAGGTGGCGGCCGGCCGGGTGCCCACCGTCACCGGTGACCGCGAGATCGAGCTGCTCCACGCCCAGGACGCGGCCGCCGCGCTGATCGAGGCGCTGGGCAGCGACGTCTCCGAGGTCGTACCGGCCGAGGCCATCGGCATCGGCGAGGTGCTGCGGTTCTTCCTCGAGACGCACGAGCTGTACGCCACGCGCGGCGAGGTGCCTGACATCTCGACGCCGATGCGCCGCAACCTCTTCAACACCTACCGCGCCGCCGCCTTCCCGGACATGTGGCCCATCTCCCCGCAGGTGCACGGTGACAACCGCGGCGACCTCTACGAGACGGTCCGCGCCCACGGCGGCACGGGCATGGCGTTCATGTCGACGACGCTCCCGGGTCAGAAACGGGGTGAGCACTACCACCTGCACAAGGTGGAGCGCTTCATCGTGGTGAAGGGGGAGGCGGAGATCGAGCTGCGTCGCCTGCTGCATGACGACGTGGTGACCTTCCGCCTGAGCGGCGACAAGCCGTCGTTCGTCGACATGCCCGCCCTGTGGGTGCACAACATCCGTAACGTGGGGGACACCGAGTTGGTAACGATGTTCTGGGCAGACCAGCTGCTCGACATGGACAACCCGGACCAGTTCCCCGAGACGATTGCCCAGGAGGCAACCGCATGA